One window from the genome of Anomalospiza imberbis isolate Cuckoo-Finch-1a 21T00152 chromosome 13, ASM3175350v1, whole genome shotgun sequence encodes:
- the GLCE gene encoding D-glucuronyl C5-epimerase — MRCLARLSSKALLVLCSLLALLSLLLWTRCSHHAPGGPGSAAAIPDSEEASPQDAPRAPGMAGSAGRAAGPRYEEIDCVINEEHTVKGRREGSEVFLPFSWVEKYFQVYGRISQADGNERFEFSHSYSKVYAQRAPYRPDGVFMSFEGYNVELRDRVKCISGVEGVPLSTQWGPQGYFYPIQIAQYGLSHYSKNLTEKPPHVEVYETAGDGNGNGNGNGEWTVPKGCSLTTVWDKSRLTGVKQFSCPESSEGVSLELNNGRDFIISFDLKLLSNGSVSVVLETTERNQLFTVHYVSSTQLIALRDRDIFYGIGARSSWSTLTRDLLTDLRKGVGLSNTKAVKQTKIMPKRVLRLVAKGRGLLDNVTISATAHMAAFFAASRWLLRNQDERGGWPIMVTRKLGEGFKSLDPGWYSAMAQGQAMSTLVRAYQLTKEPAFLGAALRATAPFKLPAEQRGVKAVFMNRHDWYEEYPTTPSSFVLNGFMYSLIGLYDLKETAGEKLGKEARLLYERGMESLKAMLPLFDTGSGTIYDLRHFMLGTAPNLARWDYHTTHINQLQLLGSIDDAPVFKEFVKRWKSYLRGGRAKHN, encoded by the exons ATGCGCTGCCTGGCCCGCCTCAGCTCCAAGGCTCTCCTggtgctctgctccctcctggccctgctctcGCTGCTGCTCTGGACCCGCTGCTCCCACCACGCCCCGGGcggccccggcagcgccgccgCGATTCCCGACAGCGAGGAGGCCTCGCCCCAGGACGCGCCCAGAGCGCCGGGAATGGCGGGAAGCGccgggagggcggcggggccccGGTACGAGGAGATCGACTGCGTCATCAACGAGGAGCACACGGTGAAGGGGCGGCGCGAGGGCAGCGAGGTGTTCCTGCCCTTCAGCTGGGTGGAGAAGTACTTCCAGGTGTACGGGCGCATCTCCCAGGCCGACGGGAATGAGCGCTTCGAGTTTTCCCACAGCTATTCCAAGGTCTACGCCCAGCGCGCGCCGTACCGGCCCGACGGCGTCTTCATGTCCTTCGAGGGCTACAACGTGGAGCTCCGCGACCGGGTCAAGTGCATCAGCGGCGTGGAAG GAGTTCCTCTCTCCACGCAGTGGGGCCCTCAGGGCTACTTCTACCCCATCCAGATCGCCCAGTACGGGCTGAGCCACTACAGCAAGAACCTGACGGAGAAGCCGCCGCACGTGGAGGTGTACGAGACAGCGggggacgggaacgggaatgggaacgggaatggggaaTGGACAGTGCCCAAGGGCTGCTCCCTCACCACCGTCTGGGACAAGTCCCGGCTCACCGGAGTCAAGCAGTTCTCCTGCCCAG AGAGCTCCGAGGGCGTCTCCCTGGAGCTCAACAACGGCCGGGATTTCATCATCTCCTTCGACCTGAAGCTGCTGAGCAACGGCAGCGTGTCCGTGGTGCTGGAGACCACGGAGAGGAACCAGCTCTTCACCGTGCACTACGTGTCCAGCACGCAGCTCATCGccctcagggacagggacatcttctACGGCATCGGCGCGcgcagcagctggagcacgcTCACCCGGGACCTGCTGACGGACCTCCGCAAGGGCGTGGGGCTCTCCAACACCAAGGCGGTGAAGCAAACCAAGATCATGCCCAAGCGGGTGCTGCGCTTGGTGGCCAAAGGCCGCGGCCTCCTGGACAACGTCACCATCTCGGCCACCGCCCACATGGCCGCCTTCTTCGCCGCCAGCCGCTGGCTGCTGCGCAACCAGGACGAGCGCGGCGGCTGGCCCATCATGGTCACCAGGAAGTTGGGAGAAGGCTTCAAATCCTTGGATCCGGGCTGGTACTCGGCCATGGCGCAAGGCCAGGCCATGTCCACGCTGGTCAGGGCTTACCAGCTGACCAAGGAGCCGGCGTTCCTGGGCGCGGCGCTCAGGGCCACGGCGCCCTTCAAGCTGCCggcggagcagcgcggggtCAAGGCGGTGTTCATGAACCGGCACGACTGGTACGAGGAGTATCCCACCACGCCCAGCTCCTTCGTGCTCAACGGCTTCATGTACTCCTTGATCGGCCTCTACGACCTGAAGGAGACGGCTGGAGAGAAGCTGGGCAAGGAGGCACGGCTGCTCTACGAGCGCGGCATGGAGTCGCTCAAGGCCATGCTGCCGCTCTTCGACACCGGCTCGGGCACCATCTACGACCTGCGGCACTTCATGCTGGGCACGGCGCCCAACCTGGCGCGCTGGGACTACCACACCACCCACATCaaccagctgcagctgctgggctccATCGACGACGCGCCCGTCTTCAAGGAGTTCGTCAAGAGGTGGAAGAGCTACCTGCGGGGAGGGCGGGCCAAGCACAACTGA